One genomic region from Bacillota bacterium encodes:
- a CDS encoding polysaccharide deacetylase: MRKRRILADSLVGLALAFAVLAAPAPIPAPAAPTPQPGPPPAAPQPTSPARPADQSTPPPPPLPSPAQPAAAAPPENMLVTVTFQGVPVPLRTTPELHDSAVVVNIVELLGPLGLTARWCQWAGGIEIRELADPPASLTPPEARLQVNAGGPPGATVSGDSQPRYAVLFDKRPYALVGGDLVECQPACAADGDSFRAPLGLVCAAFKIGYKWEPSTRNVALSLAVEVQPSAPASAAQATEFPAAKRYGGARPAYLTIDDGPNPGVTPQMLDVLKEYGVKATFFVVGWRADAFPGIVKRIAAEGHALGNHTYTHRYSEVYSSPEAYVSSLEATSRALRRIAGTKGTASRPPGGSSGRLNPEFRRAIEEAGYSTHDWNVTAGDTSVPAPTAVEIAQTVRNQLEARSRLASPAVILMHDGRGHEATAEALPAIIRAVASMGYEFDVIREEPPPAPAPLTTPAREPPAPPALPPAQPPSQPLAPPAAPPPAPAPPEVRCPSASLLI; the protein is encoded by the coding sequence GTGCGGAAACGCCGCATCCTGGCGGATTCGCTGGTGGGCCTGGCGCTGGCGTTTGCAGTGCTCGCCGCGCCCGCGCCCATACCGGCCCCGGCGGCGCCGACGCCTCAACCCGGCCCGCCGCCCGCGGCGCCGCAGCCCACATCGCCGGCGCGGCCTGCGGACCAGTCCACTCCGCCACCTCCGCCGTTACCGTCGCCGGCGCAACCGGCGGCCGCCGCACCGCCGGAGAACATGCTCGTCACCGTCACGTTCCAGGGAGTCCCCGTCCCTTTGCGGACGACCCCCGAACTCCACGACTCGGCGGTGGTGGTGAACATAGTCGAACTTCTGGGTCCCCTGGGGTTGACGGCGCGGTGGTGCCAGTGGGCGGGAGGGATCGAGATACGGGAACTCGCGGACCCGCCCGCGTCACTCACGCCTCCGGAGGCCAGGCTCCAGGTCAACGCTGGCGGCCCGCCTGGAGCGACCGTTTCCGGGGACTCGCAGCCGCGATACGCAGTACTGTTCGATAAGAGGCCGTATGCTCTGGTCGGCGGTGACCTGGTGGAGTGCCAACCAGCCTGCGCTGCGGACGGTGACTCGTTTCGCGCGCCCCTCGGCCTCGTGTGCGCGGCCTTCAAGATAGGCTACAAGTGGGAGCCTTCGACCCGCAACGTGGCGCTCTCGTTGGCGGTCGAGGTTCAGCCATCCGCGCCCGCGAGCGCCGCGCAGGCGACGGAATTCCCCGCCGCGAAGCGGTACGGCGGCGCGAGGCCGGCGTACCTGACGATCGACGACGGCCCGAACCCCGGGGTCACCCCGCAAATGCTCGACGTGCTCAAGGAATACGGCGTGAAGGCGACCTTCTTCGTGGTCGGCTGGCGGGCCGACGCGTTCCCCGGAATCGTGAAGCGCATCGCAGCGGAGGGTCACGCGCTGGGCAACCACACCTACACGCACAGGTATTCGGAGGTCTACTCGTCCCCGGAGGCGTACGTATCGTCACTGGAGGCCACGTCGAGAGCGTTGCGCAGGATCGCCGGGACGAAGGGAACGGCCTCGCGCCCGCCCGGGGGGTCATCCGGCCGCCTGAACCCGGAGTTCCGGAGGGCTATTGAGGAGGCCGGCTATTCGACCCACGACTGGAACGTGACGGCGGGGGACACGAGCGTACCGGCGCCCACCGCCGTGGAGATCGCACAGACGGTTCGAAATCAACTGGAGGCCAGGAGCCGCCTGGCATCGCCGGCGGTAATACTGATGCACGACGGCCGCGGTCACGAAGCGACCGCCGAGGCCCTGCCCGCCATCATCAGGGCAGTGGCATCGATGGGGTACGAGTTCGACGTGATCCGGGAGGAGCCACCGCCGGCACCCGCGCCGCTCACCACGCCTGCCAGAGAGCCGCCGGCGCCACCGGCGTTGCCGCCGGCACAGCCGCCATCTCAGCCGCTGGCACCACCGGCGGCACCACCGCCGGCGCCCGCGCCGCCGGAAGTGCGTTGTCCCAGCGCAAGCCTTCTTATATAA
- a CDS encoding Mur ligase family protein, which translates to MNLRSILALWAGKAIILVSRLLGKGGSTFPGRVACKLSPDVLTRMAAQSRLGNVVVTGTNGKTTTSRMISAVASLSGVRVTNNRSGANLIYGVTSAFIQSCDLAGRLRADLGVIEVDEATMPAATTEVRARRAVVTNFFRDQLDRFGELATTVLLVKRGLQVMPAGSFAALNADDPLVASLGRDCDLDVAYYGVEDRSLFTGDGVQAADVKNCLLCGSPYEYDGVFYAHVGIYRCPSCGYQRPDPQVRLVRYQPLGATSHLAVETPAGDLVLPLPVPGLYNAYNALAATACCLSLGFSLDDIRAGLEGYAGSFGRMESIRIGDKSVLLALVKNPAGFNEVIRTVVEGPGRKHVVICINDNYADGTDVSWLWDVDFERFAGGANAESIITSGIRAEDMAVRLKYAGVDTSALRIENDLKRALEIGLERTAPGSTLYVLPTYTAMLEMREIIHRMGYARMFWND; encoded by the coding sequence ATGAACCTCAGAAGCATTCTCGCCCTGTGGGCGGGGAAAGCGATAATACTTGTCAGCCGGCTGTTGGGCAAGGGTGGCTCGACGTTCCCCGGCAGGGTCGCCTGCAAGTTGTCCCCGGACGTACTGACCCGTATGGCCGCGCAGTCGAGACTCGGGAACGTCGTCGTGACCGGTACCAACGGCAAGACCACGACATCGAGGATGATCAGCGCCGTGGCGTCGCTGTCCGGTGTCCGCGTTACGAACAATCGCTCGGGGGCGAACCTCATTTATGGTGTGACGTCGGCCTTCATCCAGTCGTGCGATCTGGCGGGCAGGCTCAGGGCGGACCTCGGAGTGATCGAGGTCGACGAGGCGACCATGCCCGCGGCGACGACCGAGGTCCGCGCGAGGAGGGCGGTCGTCACCAACTTCTTCCGCGACCAGCTCGACCGGTTCGGCGAGCTTGCGACGACAGTCCTCCTGGTAAAGCGCGGTCTCCAGGTGATGCCAGCGGGGTCATTCGCGGCGCTCAACGCCGACGACCCCCTCGTGGCCAGCCTGGGCCGCGACTGCGACCTCGACGTGGCGTACTACGGGGTTGAAGACAGGTCGCTTTTCACCGGAGACGGGGTGCAGGCCGCCGATGTGAAGAACTGCCTGCTGTGCGGTTCGCCGTATGAATACGACGGGGTGTTCTACGCGCACGTGGGGATCTACCGGTGCCCGTCTTGCGGGTACCAGCGGCCGGACCCACAGGTGCGTCTCGTACGCTACCAGCCGTTGGGTGCGACTTCCCACCTTGCCGTTGAGACTCCGGCCGGGGACCTGGTCCTGCCGCTCCCAGTGCCGGGCCTGTACAACGCCTACAACGCGCTTGCTGCGACGGCGTGCTGCCTCTCGCTTGGGTTCAGCCTGGATGACATCCGCGCGGGACTTGAAGGCTACGCGGGGTCGTTCGGGCGTATGGAGTCGATCAGGATCGGCGACAAGTCCGTCCTGCTCGCCCTCGTCAAGAACCCCGCGGGCTTCAACGAGGTAATCAGGACGGTGGTTGAAGGCCCGGGCAGAAAACACGTCGTGATCTGTATAAACGATAACTACGCTGACGGCACGGATGTCTCCTGGCTCTGGGACGTTGACTTCGAGCGGTTCGCCGGCGGGGCGAACGCGGAGTCGATAATCACCTCCGGCATCAGGGCGGAGGACATGGCCGTCCGCCTGAAGTACGCGGGAGTCGACACCTCGGCGCTAAGGATCGAAAACGACCTCAAGAGGGCGCTCGAGATTGGACTTGAGAGGACTGCCCCTGGTTCCACGCTGTACGTCCTCCCAACGTATACGGCGATGCTCGAGATGCGCGAGATAATCCACCGGATGGGGTACGCGCGCATGTTCTGGAACGATTAA
- a CDS encoding glutamine amidotransferase, whose product MKRLTICHLYPELMNLYGDRGNVIALTRRVSWHGIEPVVEQVSLGNMDSGQYDIIFMGGGQDREQKQICVDFKNVKGGPLADAVESGVPFLAVCGGYQLLGKYYKTGGGEVLEGIGVLDVWTEAGARRMIGNAVVESDLGGAPRTVVGFENHSGRTFLGGKVRPFGRVLSGYGNNGQDGFEGAVYVNTVGTYLHGSLLPKNPWLTDWFISRAVERRYGETLSVFLDDTIEELAHQAAIKRASRRTV is encoded by the coding sequence ATCAAGAGACTGACCATCTGCCACCTCTACCCGGAACTGATGAACCTGTATGGCGACAGGGGCAACGTAATCGCGCTGACGAGAAGGGTCTCGTGGCACGGTATCGAGCCGGTCGTCGAGCAGGTGTCCCTGGGAAACATGGATTCCGGCCAATACGACATCATCTTCATGGGCGGCGGCCAGGACCGCGAACAGAAGCAGATCTGCGTCGACTTCAAGAACGTCAAGGGCGGCCCGCTCGCGGATGCGGTGGAGTCCGGAGTCCCGTTCCTGGCTGTATGCGGCGGGTACCAGCTCCTGGGGAAGTACTATAAGACGGGTGGCGGCGAGGTTTTGGAGGGTATCGGGGTGCTCGACGTGTGGACGGAGGCGGGCGCCAGGCGGATGATAGGCAATGCCGTGGTCGAGAGCGACCTCGGCGGCGCACCCCGTACGGTGGTCGGTTTCGAGAACCACTCCGGCAGGACTTTCCTTGGGGGGAAGGTCAGGCCGTTCGGCCGCGTGTTGAGCGGATACGGCAACAACGGCCAGGACGGGTTCGAGGGCGCCGTCTACGTGAACACGGTGGGGACGTACCTCCACGGAAGCCTCCTGCCGAAGAACCCCTGGCTCACCGACTGGTTCATCTCCAGGGCCGTCGAGCGCCGTTACGGTGAAACGCTCTCGGTTTTCCTCGATGACACTATTGAAGAGCTCGCGCACCAGGCGGCCATCAAGAGGGCTTCCCGAAGGACGGTGTGA
- a CDS encoding DUF5317 domain-containing protein, with amino-acid sequence MIIAEAFIVSVAIALLRGGNLSRLAALKVNSLWLAFAPLVVQIAVFLFEPVRMTLRDAVPYIHVLTYVFSGAFIYLNLDIPGMKVMGLGTACNTLVITLNGGYMPASTSALAGAGMLPVLKALASGPHHNSVLIHQQTRLWFFGDIFFVPPPFPTPNVFSVGDVLIALGAFIFAQRTLRAAKRGPVAF; translated from the coding sequence GTGATAATCGCCGAGGCATTCATCGTCTCCGTGGCGATAGCGCTGCTCAGGGGCGGTAACCTCTCGCGGCTGGCCGCCCTGAAGGTCAACTCCCTGTGGCTCGCGTTTGCGCCGCTCGTCGTGCAGATCGCCGTATTCCTGTTCGAACCGGTAAGGATGACCCTCCGCGACGCGGTACCGTACATTCACGTGTTGACTTACGTGTTCTCGGGGGCGTTCATCTATTTGAACCTCGACATACCCGGCATGAAGGTCATGGGGTTGGGAACGGCGTGCAACACGCTCGTGATAACGCTCAACGGGGGCTACATGCCGGCGTCCACGTCCGCCCTGGCGGGGGCGGGAATGCTTCCGGTGCTGAAGGCGCTGGCGTCGGGCCCGCACCATAACTCGGTGTTGATCCACCAGCAGACCAGGCTGTGGTTCTTCGGCGACATATTCTTCGTCCCGCCACCGTTTCCGACACCGAACGTGTTCAGCGTGGGTGATGTGCTCATTGCGCTGGGCGCCTTCATCTTCGCCCAGCGGACGCTTCGCGCCGCCAAGCGCGGCCCCGTCGCATTCTGA
- a CDS encoding HD-GYP domain-containing protein produces MRRLPYQARIYVLTVTLGSVMFLLACLKPSIPNPREFAGALVFVVLNSIAELKPVQVAEHWYVSVSPVFQSASYILFQPWIAALISAICSIIADLAGRRPVFKTAFNAAQYIICVGAAGLIYRSAAFGYPRTALITDLPAFTLATLVYYFLNVVLICTAFALAEGRPLLQTVLSQTGVYLFQYLALASLGMLMASVYSRDAFGLLLLLLPIAIVYTGIKDYIDLQTETRLAVEALADSIDRRDDFTYDHSLRVADWAAKIAREMNLPDELIEKIHLAARIHDLGKVGLSNRVLFKDGRLGEDEWEQVREHPQIGAEIAGKLKIYRHSTAFLRHHHENYDGSGYPDCLAGDDIPVGARIIRVVDAFDAMTNDRPYRKATPVEQAVSEIEKGRGTLFDPAVVDAFLRVLSNGRR; encoded by the coding sequence ATGCGCAGACTACCCTATCAAGCTCGAATATACGTCCTTACTGTCACGTTGGGCAGCGTCATGTTCCTGCTGGCATGTTTGAAGCCGTCCATTCCGAACCCCCGGGAGTTTGCCGGCGCGCTCGTTTTCGTAGTCCTCAATAGCATTGCCGAGCTCAAGCCCGTGCAGGTCGCCGAACACTGGTACGTCTCGGTGTCACCTGTGTTCCAGTCCGCGTCGTATATACTCTTCCAGCCCTGGATCGCCGCCCTTATTTCAGCGATTTGTAGCATAATAGCGGACCTCGCCGGGAGGCGGCCGGTGTTCAAGACGGCGTTCAATGCTGCGCAGTACATCATCTGTGTTGGTGCAGCCGGACTTATCTACCGCTCAGCGGCGTTCGGCTACCCAAGGACGGCGCTGATAACCGACCTTCCTGCGTTCACGTTGGCGACACTTGTGTATTACTTTCTCAACGTAGTCTTGATCTGCACCGCCTTCGCGCTGGCGGAGGGACGTCCGCTGCTCCAGACGGTATTGTCCCAGACGGGGGTGTACCTGTTCCAGTACCTGGCCCTGGCATCCCTCGGTATGCTTATGGCGTCCGTTTACAGCCGCGACGCATTCGGCCTTCTACTCCTCCTGCTGCCGATAGCGATCGTGTATACGGGGATAAAAGACTACATTGACTTGCAGACGGAAACGCGACTTGCCGTTGAGGCGCTCGCCGACTCGATAGACCGGCGCGACGATTTTACGTACGACCATTCGCTCAGGGTCGCCGACTGGGCCGCGAAGATAGCCCGTGAGATGAACCTGCCGGACGAGCTCATCGAGAAGATCCACCTTGCCGCCAGAATACACGACCTCGGCAAAGTAGGTCTTTCGAACAGGGTGCTCTTCAAGGACGGTCGTCTGGGCGAGGACGAGTGGGAGCAGGTCAGGGAACACCCCCAGATAGGCGCGGAGATCGCCGGCAAGCTGAAGATATACAGGCACAGTACGGCGTTCCTCCGCCACCACCATGAGAACTACGACGGGAGCGGGTACCCGGACTGCCTGGCGGGGGATGATATTCCAGTTGGGGCCAGGATCATAAGAGTGGTGGACGCGTTCGACGCCATGACGAACGACAGGCCGTACAGAAAGGCTACGCCGGTCGAGCAGGCTGTCTCGGAAATCGAGAAGGGCAGGGGCACTCTATTCGACCCGGCGGTGGTGGACGCATTCCTCCGAGTCCTGTCGAACGGCCGGAGGTGA
- a CDS encoding SpoIIE family protein phosphatase yields MQIHVGVAKVPKFGVSESGDTLEVVERRKGGFSVVMADGQGSGPAAKRISNLVVSRAISLISEGARDGAVARAVHDVLFALRDGKVSCELTILSVDLRSRTMVISRNSAVPVYVLSGGGLDVLSEEACPIGMQDAVKPSISEVPLAPGLLVATFTDGVLYSGVKSGLGDAAAAAAGLIRGFGPEAAEDLAGRLLGMALERDRNMPQDDMTVVALGVSALEQEHKVRTMSARFAM; encoded by the coding sequence GTGCAGATCCACGTCGGGGTAGCCAAAGTGCCCAAGTTCGGGGTATCCGAGAGCGGGGATACGCTCGAGGTCGTGGAGCGCCGCAAGGGCGGGTTTTCGGTTGTGATGGCCGACGGCCAGGGAAGCGGTCCGGCGGCCAAGCGGATATCGAACCTCGTCGTGTCCAGGGCGATATCACTGATATCCGAAGGCGCGCGAGACGGCGCTGTCGCCAGGGCGGTGCACGACGTCCTGTTTGCCCTTCGTGACGGCAAGGTCTCGTGCGAGCTCACGATACTCTCGGTGGACCTGCGATCCCGCACGATGGTTATCTCCCGCAATTCGGCCGTGCCTGTGTACGTGTTGTCGGGAGGTGGACTTGACGTCCTTTCCGAGGAGGCCTGCCCGATCGGGATGCAGGACGCCGTGAAGCCGTCGATTTCCGAGGTCCCCCTCGCGCCGGGCCTTCTGGTGGCGACGTTCACCGACGGGGTGCTGTACTCCGGGGTCAAGTCGGGACTCGGCGACGCGGCGGCTGCGGCCGCCGGACTCATAAGGGGGTTCGGGCCCGAGGCCGCCGAGGATCTCGCGGGGCGCCTTCTCGGGATGGCGCTCGAGCGCGACCGGAACATGCCACAGGATGACATGACCGTGGTCGCGCTGGGCGTCTCGGCCCTCGAACAGGAGCACAAGGTCAGAACCATGTCGGCCCGATTTGCGATGTAG
- a CDS encoding HD domain-containing protein → MIRRLPEVEVYIERGDAHLDAIGYTEHGHRHASLVANIARNVLIRLGLPEREAELAGIAGYLHDIGNIVSRSGHGQTGAVMAFQILRGLGMPADEIAAIVGAIGSHDPEESGYPVNNVSAALILGDKSDVHRTRVRNCDRASFDIHDRVNYAVEHSFLRVDDKRKTIVLELKIDTKISPVMDYFEIFLVRMVMCRRAASFLGCNFELSINDVQIL, encoded by the coding sequence ATGATACGGAGGTTGCCCGAGGTCGAGGTCTACATCGAACGCGGCGACGCCCACCTCGACGCCATCGGGTACACCGAGCACGGCCACAGGCACGCGAGCCTCGTGGCCAACATCGCGCGGAACGTCCTGATCCGCCTGGGACTCCCGGAACGTGAGGCCGAACTCGCCGGCATTGCGGGCTACCTTCACGACATAGGCAATATCGTCAGCCGCTCGGGCCACGGCCAGACGGGCGCGGTGATGGCTTTTCAGATCCTGCGGGGTCTCGGCATGCCGGCGGATGAGATCGCCGCTATCGTGGGGGCGATCGGCAGCCATGACCCTGAGGAATCCGGTTACCCCGTCAACAACGTGTCCGCCGCGCTGATCCTGGGGGACAAGTCGGACGTGCACAGGACCAGGGTGCGGAACTGCGATCGCGCGTCCTTCGACATCCACGACCGTGTGAACTACGCGGTCGAGCACTCCTTCCTGCGGGTCGACGACAAGCGGAAGACTATAGTGCTGGAACTCAAGATCGACACGAAAATCTCACCCGTGATGGATTACTTCGAGATATTCCTGGTCAGGATGGTCATGTGCCGCAGGGCGGCCTCGTTCCTGGGCTGCAACTTCGAACTATCGATAAACGACGTCCAGATCCTGTAA
- the secD gene encoding protein translocase subunit SecD, with translation MTDSIRLGLFVFMGVVLALVYWYIVSRLGVRDKARATLATVLVIGIAMGYYFSAVKPLVGMLPKGLDLEGGVHVVLEAVPTPENPVTDAAMIGAMEIIERRVNALGVTEPYIQRSGSRIIIEIPGVKDPHAAIEVIGKTALLEFADEEGNLILTGKDLKKADVATRSNNSEPVVLLEFNADGTKKFADATAKNVGKRIIIMLDKQVISAPVVREAIPSGQAEIQGYETVQAAYHLSILLNSGALPVNLQIMENRSVSATLGRDSIEQSRTAAIVGIVAVAVYMLLYYRLPGLIAGLALAAYLFIAVGVLALLRATLTLPGIAGLVLSVGMAVDANVIIFERCKEEIRSGQTLRSAIVAGFRNALRAIVDSNVTTLIAAAVLFWLGSGPIRGFAVTLSVGILSSMFTAIVLTRFLLMAFVNSGLYRGKKMFFGY, from the coding sequence ATGACCGATTCCATTCGTCTTGGTCTTTTTGTTTTCATGGGAGTAGTGCTGGCTCTGGTGTACTGGTACATCGTCAGTCGCCTTGGGGTCAGGGACAAGGCGAGGGCTACGCTGGCCACGGTGCTCGTGATCGGCATCGCTATGGGCTACTACTTCAGCGCGGTCAAGCCGCTCGTCGGGATGCTGCCCAAGGGGCTGGACCTCGAGGGAGGGGTGCACGTCGTCCTCGAGGCGGTGCCCACTCCTGAGAACCCCGTCACGGACGCCGCCATGATCGGCGCGATGGAGATAATCGAGCGGCGCGTCAACGCCCTGGGCGTTACCGAGCCGTACATCCAGCGCTCCGGCAGCCGCATAATCATCGAGATACCCGGCGTCAAAGACCCGCACGCGGCCATTGAAGTAATCGGGAAGACAGCGCTCCTCGAGTTCGCCGACGAAGAGGGTAACCTGATCCTGACCGGCAAGGACCTGAAGAAGGCGGACGTCGCGACGCGAAGCAACAACAGCGAGCCCGTCGTTCTGCTCGAGTTCAACGCGGACGGGACGAAGAAGTTCGCCGACGCCACCGCGAAGAATGTCGGGAAACGCATCATCATTATGCTGGACAAGCAGGTGATCTCGGCTCCCGTGGTCCGTGAGGCGATCCCGAGCGGCCAGGCCGAGATCCAGGGGTACGAGACCGTCCAGGCCGCGTACCATCTTTCGATACTGCTGAACTCGGGCGCGCTGCCGGTCAACCTGCAGATCATGGAGAACAGATCCGTCAGCGCCACGCTGGGGCGCGACTCTATCGAGCAGTCCAGGACCGCGGCGATAGTCGGCATAGTCGCAGTGGCTGTCTACATGCTGCTGTACTACCGGCTGCCCGGTCTCATCGCCGGCCTCGCGCTCGCGGCGTACCTGTTCATCGCGGTGGGGGTACTGGCGCTCCTCAGGGCGACCCTGACACTCCCCGGCATCGCGGGTCTCGTGCTGTCGGTGGGCATGGCGGTGGACGCTAACGTGATCATCTTCGAGCGGTGCAAAGAGGAGATCCGTTCGGGGCAGACCCTGCGCTCGGCGATAGTTGCGGGCTTCCGCAACGCGCTCCGCGCGATCGTCGACTCCAACGTCACGACCCTGATCGCGGCCGCGGTGCTGTTCTGGCTGGGCTCCGGCCCCATCCGTGGTTTCGCGGTCACGCTGTCGGTCGGTATACTTTCCAGCATGTTTACGGCGATCGTCCTGACGAGGTTCCTGCTGATGGCCTTCGTCAACTCGGGCCTGTACCGGGGCAAGAAGATGTTCTTCGGGTACTAG
- the secF gene encoding protein translocase subunit SecF — protein MFDFVGRYKIWFAGSAAIIIAGLIFLVMPGVGIRLGIDFTGGMLVEMRFEGEPSTGQIRDVLNANGLGGSMVQKAGNDSHVALIRTKAVDTAQRQALFDSLKKSLGNYEVRRIEEVSGVIGKELTRKAILALVIANLAQIVYITLRFEFKFAVAAVVALIHDVLITVGLFSIIGVEVNSPFVAAILTIVGYSINDTIVVYDRIRENLKTRKKEGLATMVNRSISETLIRSINTSLTTLLAVFAILIFGGQTIREFSLALAIGITTGTYSSIFIASPLWVLWKNKETAVKVRPKTA, from the coding sequence TTGTTCGATTTCGTTGGACGCTACAAGATATGGTTTGCGGGATCGGCCGCGATAATCATCGCCGGCTTGATATTCCTCGTCATGCCGGGGGTCGGAATAAGGCTCGGCATAGATTTCACGGGAGGAATGCTCGTCGAGATGCGGTTCGAGGGTGAACCCTCGACCGGCCAGATCAGGGACGTCTTGAACGCGAACGGTCTCGGCGGCAGCATGGTCCAGAAGGCGGGGAACGACTCGCACGTCGCGCTGATAAGGACGAAGGCGGTCGACACCGCGCAGAGGCAGGCGCTCTTCGACTCGCTCAAGAAGTCGCTCGGCAACTACGAGGTACGGCGGATAGAAGAGGTCAGCGGCGTGATAGGCAAGGAGCTCACGAGGAAGGCGATACTCGCCCTCGTCATTGCGAACCTCGCCCAGATCGTATACATTACGCTGAGGTTCGAGTTCAAGTTCGCCGTCGCGGCGGTCGTGGCGCTTATCCACGATGTCCTGATAACCGTCGGCCTGTTCTCGATCATCGGGGTCGAGGTTAACAGCCCGTTCGTGGCAGCCATCCTGACGATCGTCGGTTATTCGATAAATGACACGATCGTCGTGTACGACCGTATCCGGGAGAACCTCAAGACCAGGAAGAAAGAGGGCCTGGCGACCATGGTGAACCGGAGCATCAGCGAGACCCTCATACGATCGATCAACACATCGCTCACCACGCTGCTCGCCGTGTTCGCGATCCTCATATTCGGAGGGCAGACGATACGCGAGTTCTCGCTCGCTCTCGCCATCGGTATCACGACGGGGACCTATTCCTCCATATTTATAGCGAGCCCGCTGTGGGTGCTGTGGAAGAATAAGGAGACGGCGGTGAAGGTGAGGCCGAAAACCGCCTGA
- a CDS encoding magnesium chelatase has translation MKPLASLVRHEGNECLFKAIEMSVVSALNGVPLHVHVEGLRGTGKTTILRSARSVFPRIARVKGCLYNCDPVAPHCPEHSIMSREELQRVGVEDIPMPFLEISHSAKVGTVVGSIDLKKITDRSSPEAAILPGTIPQAHRGVIFVDEINRLAETSPELADILLSVMGTKPGRVQIEETGLPVVEMPVRVSVWAASNPDEEPGPLEDIRRQLADRFDLVANVSRPTNPHTVRTIFAGDHFGSGPLRECEDMLRRSRLVDDVSVPAWLQEIIAGLYVDFALESLRAVEALQHGTCIAAALDLRTEAGLDDLIGVVPLALHHRVSVATMAQILKYLTERSAAREPSRLRPPSAPGADGARVDQREPVNGASPADAQGAMERLFSRLRDTLMGQQLGRQGMAGQSGGAGSGGYGRPGTAAGSDGAQDRSGSQGGSSGSGGGGGSWANPMDIRVFAPQARATPIVELMPRDIITTGDDLS, from the coding sequence ATGAAACCTCTTGCCAGTCTGGTACGGCACGAAGGCAACGAATGCCTTTTCAAAGCGATAGAAATGTCGGTGGTGTCCGCCCTTAACGGGGTGCCCCTTCACGTCCACGTCGAGGGGTTGCGCGGTACGGGGAAGACCACCATCCTGAGATCGGCGAGGTCGGTATTCCCGCGCATCGCGCGGGTCAAGGGGTGCCTGTACAACTGCGACCCGGTCGCGCCCCATTGCCCCGAACATTCAATCATGTCCCGCGAGGAACTCCAGAGAGTCGGGGTGGAGGACATCCCGATGCCGTTTCTCGAGATCTCACACTCGGCCAAGGTTGGCACCGTCGTAGGGAGTATAGATCTGAAGAAGATCACGGACAGGTCCTCCCCCGAGGCCGCGATCCTTCCGGGGACAATACCGCAGGCTCACCGCGGCGTAATATTCGTGGACGAGATAAACAGGCTCGCCGAAACGTCGCCCGAGCTCGCCGACATACTCCTCAGCGTCATGGGGACGAAGCCCGGGCGAGTCCAGATCGAAGAAACGGGTCTACCGGTGGTCGAGATGCCCGTGCGCGTCTCGGTCTGGGCGGCGTCGAACCCCGACGAGGAGCCCGGGCCGCTCGAGGACATCAGGAGGCAGCTCGCCGACAGGTTCGATCTGGTAGCCAACGTTTCGAGACCTACGAACCCCCACACCGTCCGGACCATCTTCGCCGGCGATCATTTCGGAAGCGGGCCGCTCAGGGAATGCGAGGACATGCTCAGGCGCTCGAGGCTCGTCGACGATGTCAGCGTACCCGCGTGGTTGCAGGAGATCATCGCCGGCCTGTACGTCGACTTCGCACTCGAGAGCCTGAGGGCGGTGGAGGCGCTGCAGCACGGGACGTGCATTGCCGCGGCGCTCGACCTGCGGACGGAGGCGGGGCTGGACGACCTGATAGGGGTGGTGCCCCTGGCGCTCCACCACCGCGTGAGCGTCGCCACGATGGCCCAGATCCTCAAGTACCTCACCGAGCGATCGGCGGCGCGCGAGCCCTCGCGCTTGAGGCCGCCGTCGGCGCCTGGAGCGGATGGGGCCAGGGTGGACCAGAGGGAGCCGGTCAACGGCGCCTCGCCCGCGGACGCGCAGGGGGCGATGGAACGCCTGTTCTCACGCCTGCGCGATACGCTCATGGGGCAGCAGCTGGGACGCCAGGGAATGGCGGGCCAGTCCGGGGGCGCGGGGAGCGGAGGCTATGGGCGGCCGGGGACCGCGGCCGGTAGCGACGGCGCCCAGGACCGGTCGGGCTCACAAGGCGGGTCGAGCGGTTCCGGCGGGGGCGGCGGCTCATGGGCGAACCCGATGGACATACGGGTGTTCGCGCCGCAGGCGCGCGCCACACCTATCGTCGAGCTCATGCCCCGCGACATAATCACTACCGGGGACGACCTCAGTTGA